In Dermacentor variabilis isolate Ectoservices chromosome 11, ASM5094787v1, whole genome shotgun sequence, one genomic interval encodes:
- the LOC142564579 gene encoding uncharacterized protein LOC142564579, which produces MAPVVVVVAVLLAFAALGSRAQSPGCWNEQMADKQRLQYGLMMVRQQIANMLTLEYIAGVSAQLGSPLGVSGASPYLMAPPRSLHEHQTLVLPASGGAGSGQTMVLPGSGGAGAGAGVRHGYGQHIKSTTYKKEVPLKDGY; this is translated from the exons ATGGCACCAGTCGTCGTAGTCGTCGCTGTCCTGCTGGCCTTCGCCGCGCTCGGAAGCCGGGCGCAGTCGCCGGGCTGCTGGAACGAGCAGATGGCG GACAAGCAGAGGCTGCAGTACGGCCTCATGATG GTCCGGCAGCAGATCGCCAACATG CTCACCCTGGAGTACATCGCCGGCGTGTCGGCGCAGCTGGGCAGCCCGCTAGGCGTAAGTGGTGCTTCGCCCTACCTGATGGCGCCGCCGCGGTCGCTACACGAACACCAAACCTTGGTGCTGCCCGCGAGCGGCGGCGCGGGCAGCGGGCAAACCATGGTCCTGCCGGGCAGCGGGGGCGCCGGTGCCGGAGCCGGCGTCCGACACGGTTACGGACAACACATCAAGAGCACCACGTACAAGAAGGAGGTGCCCCTCAAGGACGGCTACTga